One part of the Fusobacterium pseudoperiodonticum genome encodes these proteins:
- a CDS encoding DNA polymerase III subunit delta: MFYFLYGNSPMIEFETEKKTEEILEKYPNISAKYYDCALKEEDEFLSALQVNSIFKTVDFLVLKRAETLKSSGIQKLFKTLKNYDLNEKNIIIIYNVPIQYGKIVTEYEITKTSIKAIEEIATFLDCTLIKENNIILNYVKDNLNITEKDAKDLIELLGSDYYHIKNETNKIAAFLDGQPYSFEKIKNLISIDKEYNMKDLVENFFKSKNYIDILNFLEVNKDSYLGIVYMLADELIVFLKLTSLINSGKISQNMNYNVFKELYNDFSDLFIGRNFKAQHPYTVFLKLNSLTYFSEEFLENKLKELLYIEYGLKTGEREINIELDLFLKKFFTN, from the coding sequence TTTTTATATGGAAATTCTCCAATGATAGAGTTTGAAACAGAGAAAAAAACAGAAGAAATTTTAGAAAAATATCCTAATATTTCAGCTAAGTATTATGACTGTGCTTTAAAAGAAGAAGATGAATTTTTATCTGCTTTACAGGTTAATTCTATCTTTAAAACAGTTGATTTTTTAGTATTAAAAAGAGCAGAAACTTTAAAAAGTTCAGGTATTCAAAAACTTTTTAAAACTTTAAAAAACTATGATTTAAATGAAAAAAACATTATAATTATTTATAATGTTCCTATACAATATGGGAAAATTGTTACTGAATATGAAATAACTAAGACAAGTATAAAAGCAATTGAAGAGATTGCTACTTTTTTAGATTGTACTCTTATAAAAGAAAACAATATAATTTTAAATTATGTTAAAGATAACTTAAATATTACTGAAAAAGACGCTAAAGATTTAATTGAGCTTTTAGGAAGTGACTATTATCATATAAAAAATGAGACAAATAAAATAGCTGCTTTTTTAGATGGGCAGCCATATTCTTTTGAAAAAATTAAAAACTTAATAAGTATTGATAAAGAATATAATATGAAAGACTTAGTTGAAAACTTTTTTAAGAGTAAAAATTATATAGATATTTTAAATTTCTTAGAAGTAAATAAAGATTCTTATTTAGGTATTGTATATATGTTGGCTGATGAACTAATAGTCTTTTTGAAATTAACTTCTCTTATAAACAGTGGAAAAATTTCACAAAATATGAATTATAATGTTTTTAAAGAGCTATACAATGATTTCTCAGATCTTTTTATAGGAAGAAATTTTAAAGCACAACATCCTTATACAGTTTTTCTTAAATTAAATAGTTTAACTTATTTTTCAGAAGAATTTTTAGAAAACAAATTAAAAGAATTATTATATATTGAATATGGACTAAAAACCGGTGAAAGAGAAATCAATATAGAACTGGACCTATTTTTAAAAAAATTCTTCACAAATTAA